The genomic segment AAGGTGGCGAGCGATATCTGCCCCGATGAGATCAAGGATGATAATCAAAGAGATACATTTACGATTGTTGTCTGGAAATACTTACCGCTTGAGTCAATACTCAGAGAGCTTGATATTACCGATGATGAATTCCTGGCCCCAGAAGACTATGAATACAAAGACAAAGTCTATTTCAAGCTGAGTTATAGCTTTAGGGAAAGGCTGATCTGTCTATCTTTGCATCTTGCAGAGTACGGGAGTTGATTTCATGAGATGTCCCGAATGTGGAAGGGAAATGCGCCTATCTAAGGAAGAGAGCATCGAGAGTTTCAAGGGAAGTCAAGTCAGACTTTCCTACGATGTCTATACTTGTGATGAATGTGGAAGTTCATATGTAGATGCCCGATCTCTCGATGAAGCCTGGAAGAAGATCTGGGAAGATTATGAGAAGGCTAATTGCATCCCGTCGCCGGCAGATCTCAGGAAAGCCAGAGAGAATCTGAACCTCACTCAAGAAGAGATAGCGCTACTGCTGGGAAGGACGAAGTCCCTGGTTTCTAAGCTTGAAGACGGTTCGAGAGCTCTTTCAGACAGGCTTCTCGGATCTTACACCAATCACATAATTCCAGGCGGAGAGGACTTCATCTCTTTTGTCAATTCTGCTGCGGTCCAGGGAAGGATCTCGCCGGACGATCGAGACAGAATAGTCGGCAAGACCAGCATTGGAAATGAATCCCGGCTTTCTCTTAGAGAGAGTATGATTATTGAAGCTCACGGAAATACCGAATCGTGCCTCAATGGCTTCAAGGTCTTTTCAGGAAAAACATTGAGTGCAGTCGTGGGGCGTTTCCTTTCCGAGATAGGACCTCTGGATCACATGAAAT from the Mesotoga sp. Brook.08.105.5.1 genome contains:
- a CDS encoding type II TA system antitoxin MqsA family protein; this encodes MRCPECGREMRLSKEESIESFKGSQVRLSYDVYTCDECGSSYVDARSLDEAWKKIWEDYEKANCIPSPADLRKARENLNLTQEEIALLLGRTKSLVSKLEDGSRALSDRLLGSYTNHIIPGGEDFISFVNSAAVQGRISPDDRDRIVGKTSIGNESRLSLRESMIIEAHGNTESCLNGFKVFSGKTLSAVVGRFLSEIGPLDHMKLFKLMFYSDTLSFERRGISITGLRYIANLYGPTPVKYEDVVSYLKEAGVVEEGKKASVMIKGTAKTDHLLAEEEEIIETVVKRYGHLTSSQLSSLSHKEPCWKETGEKKVIKYCKGMIRN